Proteins from a single region of Shinella zoogloeoides:
- the topA gene encoding type I DNA topoisomerase — protein sequence MNVVVVESPAKAKTINKYLGPGYKVLASFGHVRDLPAKDGSVRPDEDFEMSWEVDSASAKRMKDIADAVKSSDGLILATDPDREGEAISWHVLDVLKKKRVIGDKPVQRVVFNAITKSAVLDAMRNPRDIDIALVDAYLARRALDYLVGFNLSPVLWRKLPGARSAGRVQSVALRLVCDRESEIERFVSEEYWNLSALLKTPRGDEFEARLVSAEGKRLQAKSIGNGEEANRLKALLDGAAYRVESVEAKPTKRNPAPPFTTSTLQQAASSKLGFSASRTMQVAQRLYEGIDIGGETVGLITYMRTDGVQMAPEAIDAARRAVGEQFGARYVPEKPRFYSTKAKNAQEAHEAIRPTSFDRTPDLVRRYLDPDQLRLYDLVWKRGIASQMASAEIERTTVEIEADNGGRKAGLRATGSVIRFDGFIAAYTDQKEDGEQSDDGDDDGRLPEINANEAVAKQKINATQHFTEPPPRYSEASLIKKMEELGIGRPSTYAATLATLRDREYIIIDKRKLIPEAKGRLVTAFLESFFTRYVEYDFTADLEEKLDKISAGELDWKQVLRDFWKDFFAQIEDTKELRVTNVLDALNEELAPLVFPKREDGSDPRICQVCGTGKLSLKLGKFGAFVGCSNYPECNYTRQLSADGGSDAEAAASNEPQNLGKDPHTGEDITLRSGRFGPYVQRGDGKEAKRSSLPKGWTPASIDHEKALALLSLPRDIGQHPETGKMISAGLGRYGPFLLHDGSYANLETVEDVFSIGLNRAVTVIADKQSKGPGRGRAAPAALKTLGDHPDGGAITVRDGKYGPYVNWGKVNATLPKSKAADSITLEEALVLIAEKAGKTPAKGKAKAPAKAKTTKAKTEKAKSDETKTAKPKAKAAAKPKAATKAKKA from the coding sequence ATGAATGTTGTAGTTGTGGAATCGCCTGCCAAGGCCAAGACGATCAACAAGTATCTCGGCCCCGGCTACAAGGTGCTGGCCTCCTTCGGCCATGTGCGCGACCTGCCCGCCAAGGACGGCTCCGTACGCCCGGACGAGGACTTCGAAATGTCCTGGGAAGTGGACAGCGCCTCGGCCAAGCGCATGAAGGACATCGCCGACGCGGTGAAATCCTCCGACGGCCTCATTCTCGCGACCGACCCGGATCGCGAGGGTGAAGCGATTTCCTGGCACGTTCTGGACGTGCTCAAGAAGAAGCGCGTCATCGGCGACAAGCCGGTCCAGCGCGTCGTCTTCAATGCCATCACCAAGTCGGCCGTGCTCGATGCCATGCGCAATCCGCGCGACATCGACATTGCGCTGGTGGATGCCTATCTCGCCCGCCGCGCGCTCGACTATCTCGTCGGCTTCAACCTGTCGCCGGTGCTGTGGCGCAAGCTGCCGGGCGCGCGCTCGGCCGGCCGCGTGCAGTCGGTTGCGCTGCGCCTCGTCTGCGACCGCGAGTCCGAGATCGAGCGTTTCGTCTCGGAAGAATACTGGAACCTTTCCGCCCTCCTGAAGACGCCGCGCGGCGACGAGTTCGAGGCGCGCCTCGTCTCGGCCGAGGGCAAGCGCCTGCAGGCGAAATCCATCGGCAACGGCGAGGAGGCGAACCGCCTCAAGGCCCTGCTCGACGGCGCGGCCTACCGCGTGGAGAGTGTCGAGGCCAAGCCCACGAAGCGCAACCCCGCGCCGCCCTTCACCACCTCCACGCTGCAACAGGCCGCCTCCTCCAAGCTCGGCTTCTCGGCCTCGCGCACCATGCAGGTCGCGCAGCGGCTCTATGAAGGCATCGATATCGGCGGCGAGACGGTCGGTCTCATCACCTATATGCGTACCGACGGCGTGCAGATGGCCCCCGAGGCGATCGACGCGGCCCGCCGGGCCGTCGGCGAGCAGTTCGGCGCGCGCTACGTGCCGGAAAAGCCCCGCTTCTACTCCACCAAGGCGAAGAACGCCCAGGAAGCGCACGAGGCGATCCGCCCGACCTCCTTCGACCGCACGCCCGACCTGGTTCGCCGCTATCTCGACCCCGACCAGCTCCGCCTCTACGACCTCGTCTGGAAGCGCGGTATCGCCAGCCAGATGGCGTCCGCCGAGATCGAGCGCACCACCGTCGAGATCGAGGCGGACAATGGCGGCCGCAAGGCGGGCCTGCGCGCCACCGGCTCCGTCATCCGCTTCGACGGCTTCATCGCCGCCTATACGGACCAGAAGGAAGACGGCGAGCAGTCGGACGATGGTGACGATGACGGCCGCCTGCCCGAAATCAATGCCAACGAGGCGGTCGCCAAACAGAAGATCAACGCCACGCAGCACTTTACCGAGCCGCCGCCGCGTTATTCCGAAGCCTCGCTCATCAAGAAGATGGAAGAGCTGGGCATCGGCCGCCCGTCGACCTATGCCGCGACGCTGGCGACGCTGCGCGACCGCGAATACATCATCATCGACAAGCGCAAGCTGATCCCGGAAGCCAAGGGCCGCCTCGTCACAGCCTTCCTCGAAAGCTTCTTCACCCGCTATGTCGAATACGACTTCACGGCCGATCTCGAAGAAAAGCTCGACAAGATTTCCGCCGGCGAACTCGACTGGAAGCAGGTTCTCCGCGATTTCTGGAAGGACTTCTTCGCCCAGATCGAGGACACCAAGGAACTGCGCGTCACCAACGTTCTCGACGCGCTGAACGAGGAACTGGCCCCGCTCGTCTTCCCCAAGCGCGAGGACGGCAGCGATCCGCGTATCTGCCAGGTCTGCGGCACCGGCAAGCTCTCGCTGAAGCTCGGCAAGTTCGGCGCCTTCGTCGGCTGCTCGAACTACCCGGAATGCAACTATACGCGCCAGCTTTCCGCCGATGGCGGCTCGGATGCGGAGGCGGCCGCCTCCAACGAGCCGCAAAATCTCGGCAAGGACCCGCATACCGGCGAGGACATCACGCTTCGCTCCGGCCGCTTCGGGCCTTACGTCCAGCGCGGCGACGGCAAGGAGGCCAAGCGCTCCAGCCTGCCGAAGGGCTGGACGCCGGCGAGCATCGACCACGAGAAGGCGCTTGCCCTGCTCTCGCTGCCGCGTGACATCGGCCAGCATCCCGAGACGGGCAAGATGATCTCGGCGGGCCTCGGCCGCTACGGGCCGTTCCTGCTGCATGACGGCAGCTACGCGAACCTGGAGACCGTCGAGGACGTCTTCTCCATCGGCCTCAACCGCGCCGTGACGGTGATCGCCGACAAGCAGTCGAAGGGTCCGGGCCGCGGCCGCGCCGCGCCGGCCGCGCTGAAGACGCTCGGCGACCATCCCGATGGCGGCGCGATCACCGTTCGCGACGGCAAATACGGTCCCTATGTCAACTGGGGCAAGGTCAACGCCACCCTGCCGAAGAGCAAGGCCGCCGACAGCATCACGCTGGAAGAGGCGCTGGTGCTGATCGCCGAGAAGGCGGGCAAGACGCCGGCCAAGGGCAAGGCGAAGGCTCCGGCCAAGGCGAAGACGACCAAGGCCAAGACCGAAAAGGCCAAGTCCGACGAGACCAAGACGGCGAAACCGAAGGCGAAGGCTGCGGCCAAGCCCAAGGCCGCAACCAAGGCAAAGAAGGCTTGA
- the dprA gene encoding DNA-processing protein DprA — protein MDDRSAGTRGIALTERQRIAWLRLIRSDNVGPVTFRELINHFGSAETALEMLPELSRRGGASRSIRVASRGEAERELEIAERHGAAFVGIGEPDYPPFLRQIDGAPPLLAVKGDRRVVAAPAVGIVGARNASISGMKFASLLAREIGRAGYTIVSGLARGIDTAAHRASLDTGTVAAMAGGLDKPYPPENIGLLDELTHGQGLAISEMPFGWEPRARDFPRRNRLIAGMSLGLVVVEAAMRSGSLITARNAGDFGRQVFAVPGSPLDPRCEGTNGLLKDGATIVTTPQDVLEALRPLCEPDLFTPRPGAREPAEDARPGLLAPPNDSQRERIADALSQVPAEIDDIVRHTGIAPATVYLVLLELDLAGRIQRHAGGAVSILPD, from the coding sequence ATGGACGACCGCAGCGCAGGGACACGGGGAATTGCGCTGACGGAAAGACAGAGGATCGCCTGGCTGCGGCTCATCCGCAGCGACAATGTCGGGCCGGTCACCTTCCGCGAACTGATCAATCATTTCGGCAGCGCCGAGACGGCGCTGGAGATGCTGCCCGAGCTTTCCCGCCGCGGCGGGGCATCGCGCAGCATCCGCGTCGCCAGCAGAGGCGAAGCGGAACGCGAACTGGAAATCGCCGAGCGGCACGGCGCTGCCTTCGTCGGCATCGGCGAACCGGACTATCCGCCCTTCCTGCGCCAGATTGACGGTGCGCCCCCGCTGCTTGCCGTCAAGGGTGACCGCCGGGTCGTCGCGGCCCCGGCCGTCGGGATCGTCGGCGCGCGCAACGCCTCTATCTCCGGCATGAAATTCGCAAGCCTGCTGGCGCGGGAGATCGGCCGCGCCGGCTACACCATCGTTTCCGGCCTTGCGCGCGGCATCGACACGGCAGCCCATCGCGCCAGCCTCGACACCGGCACGGTCGCCGCCATGGCCGGCGGCCTCGACAAACCCTACCCGCCGGAAAATATAGGCCTGCTCGATGAACTCACGCATGGGCAGGGCCTCGCCATCAGCGAAATGCCCTTCGGCTGGGAGCCGCGGGCGCGCGACTTTCCCCGCCGCAACCGGCTGATCGCCGGCATGTCGCTCGGCCTCGTGGTGGTCGAGGCGGCGATGCGGTCCGGCTCGCTGATCACGGCGCGCAATGCGGGGGATTTCGGCCGGCAGGTCTTCGCCGTGCCCGGCTCGCCGCTCGATCCGCGCTGCGAGGGCACCAATGGCCTGCTGAAGGACGGGGCGACGATCGTCACGACGCCACAGGATGTGCTGGAGGCGCTTCGCCCGCTTTGCGAACCCGATCTTTTCACCCCTCGCCCCGGTGCGCGCGAGCCGGCGGAAGATGCAAGGCCGGGCCTGCTCGCACCGCCGAACGACAGCCAGCGCGAGCGCATCGCGGATGCCTTGAGCCAGGTGCCGGCTGAAATCGACGATATCGTCCGCCATACGGGCATTGCGCCGGCGACCGTCTATCTGGTGCTGCTAGAGCTTGACCTTGCCGGCCGGATTCAGCGGCACGCCGGGGGCGCGGTCTCGATTCTCCCGGATTGA
- the plsY gene encoding glycerol-3-phosphate 1-O-acyltransferase PlsY, translating to MFTWQLGGLPTLAALAFGYLLGSIPFGLILTRMAGLGDVRQIGSGNIGATNVLRTGNKKLAAATLLLDALKGTAAAAIASRWGLDAGIAAGLAAFLGHLFPVWLGFKGGKGVATYVGVLLGLVPVMVAVFAVVWIGLAYLTRYSSLSALVATAVSPVVLWFTENEKVALLFAILTVITWWKHRANIGRLLGGTESRIGSKG from the coding sequence ATCTTCACCTGGCAGCTCGGCGGCCTGCCGACGCTTGCCGCCCTCGCCTTCGGCTATCTTCTCGGCTCCATCCCCTTCGGCCTGATCCTTACCCGCATGGCAGGCCTCGGCGATGTGCGCCAGATCGGTTCCGGCAATATCGGCGCGACGAACGTGCTGCGCACCGGCAACAAGAAGCTCGCCGCCGCGACCCTGCTGCTCGATGCGCTGAAGGGCACGGCGGCGGCGGCCATCGCCTCGCGCTGGGGCCTCGATGCCGGCATCGCGGCCGGCCTTGCCGCCTTCCTCGGCCATCTCTTCCCCGTCTGGCTCGGTTTCAAGGGCGGCAAGGGCGTCGCCACCTATGTCGGCGTGCTGCTCGGCCTCGTGCCGGTCATGGTCGCGGTCTTCGCCGTGGTGTGGATCGGCCTTGCCTATCTCACGCGCTATTCGTCCCTCTCGGCGCTGGTTGCAACCGCCGTATCTCCGGTTGTATTGTGGTTCACCGAAAACGAGAAGGTGGCGCTGCTCTTCGCCATCCTGACCGTGATTACCTGGTGGAAGCATCGCGCCAATATCGGCCGTCTGCTGGGCGGCACCGAAAGCAGGATCGGCAGCAAGGGATAG
- a CDS encoding dihydroorotase: MTRTIVLKNLRILDPSRNLDENGSIVIENGRIAAIGSGVQNQGAPEGAEIVDGRGMIAAPGLVDARVFTGEPGGEHRETIESAARAAAAGGVTTFIVMPDTDPVIDDIALVEFVLKAARDKAIVNVHPAAALTKHLAGEEMTEFGLLRDAGAVAFTNGRNPMHNAQVLRRAMTYAREFGSVIALETRDKHLGAGGVMNEGLLASWLGLSGTPREAELVPLERDLRIAALTRAKYHAAQISVPESAEAVKIARERGANVTCAASINHLTLNENDIGEYRTFFKLSPPLRGEDDRKAMVDALARGEIDIIVSSHDPQDVDTKRLPFADAADGAIGLETMLAAALRLHHSGEVPLMRLIDALSTRPAKIFGLDAGTLAPGARADIVLIDVDEPWLATKDCFVSRSKNTPFEDARFTGRAVSTYVAGERVHSLG, from the coding sequence ATGACCCGCACCATTGTCCTGAAAAACCTCCGCATCCTCGACCCCTCGCGCAACCTCGATGAAAACGGCTCCATCGTCATCGAGAACGGCAGGATCGCCGCCATCGGCAGCGGCGTGCAGAACCAGGGCGCGCCGGAGGGCGCGGAGATCGTCGACGGCCGCGGCATGATCGCCGCCCCCGGCCTCGTCGATGCCCGCGTCTTCACCGGCGAACCGGGCGGCGAGCACCGCGAGACCATCGAATCCGCCGCCCGCGCGGCAGCGGCCGGCGGCGTCACCACCTTCATCGTGATGCCCGACACCGATCCCGTCATCGACGATATCGCACTGGTCGAATTCGTGCTGAAGGCCGCGCGCGACAAGGCCATCGTGAACGTGCATCCCGCCGCGGCGCTCACCAAGCACCTTGCCGGCGAGGAGATGACCGAATTCGGCCTGCTGCGCGATGCCGGCGCGGTCGCCTTCACCAATGGCCGCAACCCGATGCACAATGCGCAGGTTCTGCGCCGCGCCATGACCTATGCCCGCGAATTCGGCAGCGTCATCGCGCTCGAGACCCGCGACAAGCATCTTGGCGCCGGCGGCGTGATGAACGAGGGGCTGCTGGCAAGCTGGCTCGGCCTTTCCGGCACGCCGCGCGAAGCCGAACTCGTCCCGCTCGAGCGGGACCTGCGCATCGCCGCCCTCACCCGCGCGAAATACCATGCCGCGCAGATTTCGGTGCCGGAATCGGCCGAGGCCGTGAAGATCGCCCGCGAGCGCGGCGCGAACGTCACCTGCGCCGCCTCGATCAACCACCTGACCCTGAACGAGAACGACATCGGCGAATACCGCACCTTCTTCAAGCTCTCCCCGCCGCTGCGCGGCGAGGACGACCGCAAGGCGATGGTGGATGCGCTTGCAAGGGGCGAGATCGACATCATCGTCTCCTCGCACGATCCGCAGGATGTCGACACCAAGCGCCTGCCCTTCGCGGATGCGGCGGACGGCGCCATCGGCCTCGAAACCATGCTGGCAGCGGCGCTCAGGCTGCATCACAGCGGCGAAGTTCCCCTGATGCGCCTCATCGATGCGCTTTCCACGCGCCCGGCAAAAATCTTCGGCCTCGACGCCGGTACGCTCGCACCGGGCGCACGCGCCGATATCGTGCTGATCGACGTCGATGAACCGTGGCTTGCCACCAAGGACTGCTTCGTCTCGCGCTCGAAGAACACACCCTTCGAAGATGCCCGCTTTACGGGGCGCGCCGTTAGCACCTATGTTGCCGGTGAACGGGTGCATTCGCTCGGCTGA
- a CDS encoding aspartate carbamoyltransferase catalytic subunit — MDFFPHRHLLGIKGLTEQEITHLLDRADEAVKISRQREKKTSTLRGLTQINLFFEASTRTQSSFELAGKRLGADVMNMSVGNSSVKKGETLIDTAMTLNAMHPDVLVVRHSSAGAAALLAQKVSCSVVNAGDGQHEHPTQALLDALTIRRAKGKLSRIIVAICGDVLHSRVARSNILLLNAMGARVRVVAPATLLPSGIADMGAEVYHSMEEGLKDADVVMMLRLQRERMSGAFVPSVREYFHYYGLDAQKLKAAKEDALVMHPGPMNRGVEIASEIADGPQSVIEQQVEMGVAVRMAVMETLLLSQNQGART, encoded by the coding sequence ATGGACTTCTTTCCGCATCGCCACCTTCTCGGTATCAAGGGTTTGACCGAGCAGGAGATCACCCACCTGCTCGACCGCGCCGACGAGGCGGTGAAAATCTCCCGCCAGCGGGAGAAGAAGACGTCGACCCTTCGGGGCCTGACGCAGATCAATCTCTTCTTCGAAGCCTCCACCCGCACGCAATCCTCCTTCGAGCTTGCCGGCAAGCGCCTCGGCGCGGACGTCATGAACATGTCGGTCGGCAATTCCTCGGTGAAGAAGGGCGAAACGCTGATCGACACGGCGATGACGCTGAACGCCATGCATCCCGACGTGCTGGTGGTGCGCCACTCCTCGGCCGGCGCCGCCGCGCTGCTGGCGCAGAAGGTTTCCTGCTCGGTGGTCAATGCCGGCGACGGCCAGCACGAGCATCCGACGCAGGCCCTGCTCGACGCGCTGACCATCCGCCGCGCCAAGGGCAAGCTCTCGCGCATCATCGTCGCCATCTGCGGCGACGTGCTGCATTCGCGTGTCGCCCGCTCGAATATCCTGCTGCTCAACGCCATGGGCGCGCGGGTGCGCGTCGTCGCTCCGGCCACGCTGCTTCCCTCCGGCATCGCGGATATGGGCGCGGAGGTCTACCATTCCATGGAAGAGGGCCTGAAGGACGCCGACGTGGTGATGATGCTGCGCCTCCAGCGCGAGCGCATGTCCGGGGCCTTCGTGCCCTCGGTACGCGAATATTTCCACTATTACGGCCTCGACGCGCAAAAGCTGAAAGCCGCCAAGGAAGATGCGCTCGTCATGCATCCCGGCCCGATGAACCGTGGCGTCGAGATTGCCTCCGAGATCGCCGACGGTCCGCAGAGCGTGATCGAGCAACAGGTCGAGATGGGCGTCGCCGTCCGCATGGCCGTCATGGAAACGCTTCTTCTCTCGCAGAACCAGGGTGCCCGCACATGA
- a CDS encoding acyl-CoA dehydrogenase family protein, with translation MTRDTEQKLADLNQPLLWSGINAYRSDPLLVDATDAMPKPLRDEFDAIGRYVTSPEAQELARMANEGTPKLRTHGPRGERIDTVDFHPAWHALMRRSMASGLHSSLWENVPDEQGRAHKARAVRFYLTAQLECGHLCPLTMTSASVAALSASPQVQREWGRKILSRKYDSANKPAMQKSAITLGMGMTEKQGGTDVRANTSTAERVGEGIYRLSGHKWFMSAPMSDGFVMLAQTREGVGCFLVPRLLEDGSSNGLRFQRLKDKIGNRSNASSEVEFSETFGFLLGAPDAGIRTILDMVTLTRLDCALASAGIMRASLAEAVHHTRGRSVFGKPLVAQPIMTRVLADMALDVAGATALAFRLADAFDKARDSAEDAAYARIMTPVTKYWCCKIAPALIYEAMECIGGSGYVEERPIARHYREAPVNAIWEGSGNVMALDLMRVIGRGKDLFEMLFAGLARDLGPAGKKTVDVLRACLSLCERDEGAARMLVEQLALAAAAAELYRAGAGRVADAFLETRLASGWRATYGMLDSRFDSAYIVDLLYPPAR, from the coding sequence ATGACTCGCGACACCGAACAGAAACTTGCCGATCTCAACCAGCCCTTGCTCTGGTCGGGCATCAATGCCTATCGCTCCGACCCGCTGCTGGTCGACGCCACCGATGCCATGCCCAAGCCGCTGCGCGACGAGTTCGACGCCATCGGCCGCTATGTGACTTCGCCGGAGGCGCAGGAACTGGCCCGCATGGCGAACGAGGGCACGCCGAAGCTGCGCACCCACGGGCCGCGCGGCGAGCGCATCGATACCGTCGATTTCCACCCGGCCTGGCACGCACTGATGCGCCGCTCCATGGCGAGCGGCCTGCATTCCTCGCTCTGGGAGAATGTGCCGGACGAGCAGGGCAGGGCGCACAAGGCGCGCGCGGTGCGTTTCTACCTGACGGCGCAGCTCGAATGCGGCCATCTCTGCCCGCTGACCATGACCAGCGCCTCGGTCGCCGCGCTTTCCGCCTCGCCGCAGGTGCAACGCGAATGGGGCCGCAAGATTCTGTCGCGCAAATACGATTCGGCCAACAAGCCCGCCATGCAGAAGAGCGCCATCACGCTCGGCATGGGCATGACGGAAAAGCAGGGCGGCACGGATGTGCGCGCCAATACCTCCACCGCCGAGCGGGTGGGCGAGGGCATCTATCGCCTCTCGGGCCACAAGTGGTTCATGTCCGCGCCGATGAGCGACGGCTTCGTGATGCTTGCGCAGACGCGCGAGGGCGTCGGTTGCTTCCTCGTGCCGCGGCTCCTTGAGGACGGCTCCAGCAACGGCCTGCGCTTCCAGCGCCTCAAGGACAAGATCGGCAACCGCTCGAATGCGTCTTCCGAGGTCGAGTTCTCCGAGACCTTCGGCTTCCTGCTCGGTGCGCCCGACGCCGGCATCCGCACGATCCTCGACATGGTGACGCTGACGCGGCTCGACTGCGCGCTCGCCTCGGCCGGCATCATGCGCGCCTCGCTGGCGGAGGCCGTGCATCATACGCGGGGCCGCAGCGTCTTCGGCAAGCCGCTCGTCGCCCAGCCGATCATGACGCGCGTTCTCGCCGACATGGCGCTGGACGTCGCCGGCGCAACCGCGCTGGCCTTCCGCCTTGCCGACGCCTTCGACAAGGCGCGCGACAGCGCAGAAGACGCCGCCTATGCCCGCATCATGACGCCGGTCACCAAATACTGGTGCTGCAAGATCGCGCCCGCCCTCATCTACGAGGCGATGGAGTGTATCGGTGGCAGCGGTTATGTCGAGGAGCGGCCCATCGCCCGCCATTATCGCGAAGCGCCGGTCAATGCGATCTGGGAAGGCTCCGGCAATGTCATGGCGCTCGACCTGATGCGCGTCATCGGCCGGGGCAAGGACCTCTTCGAAATGCTCTTCGCCGGGCTTGCCCGCGATCTCGGCCCGGCCGGCAAGAAGACGGTGGACGTGCTGCGCGCCTGCCTGTCGCTCTGCGAGCGCGACGAGGGCGCGGCCCGCATGCTGGTGGAGCAATTGGCGCTCGCCGCCGCCGCCGCCGAGCTTTATCGCGCCGGTGCCGGCCGCGTCGCCGATGCTTTCCTCGAAACGCGCCTCGCCTCCGGCTGGCGCGCGACCTATGGCATGCTCGATTCGCGTTTCGATTCGGCCTACATCGTCGACCTGCTCTATCCGCCGGCGAGATAG
- a CDS encoding AEC family transporter codes for MLAIFETILPVFLLVVLGALLKRWRQIDRDMWNGLEQLGFFVLFPALLFITLAKAEFSGIDAGAIALGSIGSVTLIALLLILSWPLFRAAQVSGASYTTVFQTSTRWNAFIALAIGEKLYGAESLALVALVATLIIIPLNFYNIAILVWFGGGTRSLKTFAQKILTNPMIIGSVLGVLVNLSGVHIYAPLMQTVEFVADTSLSLGLIMVGAGLKLADALKPRPLALLPVGLKLVFMPLVMTGAAYALGLRGEQLLTIAMGASVPTAMNGYVLAKQMGGDAPLYAAVATLQTIASFFTIPMVLTATAYLAGG; via the coding sequence ATGCTCGCCATCTTCGAAACCATCCTTCCCGTCTTCCTGCTCGTCGTGCTGGGTGCGCTGCTCAAGCGCTGGCGGCAGATCGACCGCGACATGTGGAACGGGCTGGAACAGCTCGGCTTCTTCGTGCTGTTTCCCGCGCTGCTCTTCATCACGCTCGCCAAGGCGGAGTTTTCCGGCATCGACGCGGGCGCAATCGCGCTCGGCTCCATCGGCTCCGTGACATTGATCGCCCTGCTGCTGATCCTCTCCTGGCCGCTGTTTCGCGCAGCCCAGGTTTCCGGCGCGTCCTATACGACCGTTTTCCAGACCTCGACGCGCTGGAACGCCTTCATCGCGCTTGCCATCGGCGAAAAGCTCTACGGCGCGGAGAGCCTTGCCCTCGTCGCGCTCGTGGCGACGCTGATCATCATCCCCCTCAATTTCTACAATATCGCCATCCTCGTCTGGTTCGGCGGCGGCACGCGCAGCCTGAAGACCTTCGCGCAGAAGATCCTCACCAATCCGATGATCATCGGCTCGGTGCTCGGCGTCCTCGTCAACCTGTCGGGGGTCCATATCTATGCGCCGCTGATGCAGACGGTGGAATTCGTCGCCGACACCTCGCTCAGCCTCGGCCTGATCATGGTGGGCGCGGGACTGAAGCTGGCGGATGCGCTGAAGCCCCGCCCGCTGGCGCTGCTGCCGGTGGGGCTGAAACTCGTCTTCATGCCGCTGGTCATGACGGGCGCGGCCTATGCGCTGGGCCTGCGCGGCGAACAGCTTCTCACCATCGCCATGGGCGCGAGCGTGCCGACCGCGATGAACGGCTATGTGCTCGCCAAGCAGATGGGCGGCGACGCGCCGCTCTATGCCGCCGTCGCGACCTTGCAGACCATCGCCTCGTTCTTCACCATTCCAATGGTGCTGACGGCGACCGCCTATCTCGCCGGCGGATAG
- a CDS encoding DUF6105 family protein translates to MKWFLILWAGPIALLGSWYGLSYYDMSFGIFMLTRDAHDLVFRIYGHILGIPPESIPPLVLRAIIFDSMLVFALIAFRRRKKIAAWWQARRQSSSRAALASDESLSSAP, encoded by the coding sequence ATGAAGTGGTTCCTGATTCTCTGGGCGGGTCCCATCGCGCTGCTGGGAAGCTGGTACGGGCTTTCCTACTACGACATGAGCTTCGGCATCTTCATGCTGACGCGGGACGCCCATGATCTGGTGTTCCGCATCTACGGCCATATCCTCGGCATTCCGCCGGAGAGCATCCCGCCGCTCGTGCTGCGCGCCATCATCTTCGACAGCATGCTGGTCTTCGCGCTCATCGCCTTCCGTCGCCGCAAGAAGATCGCGGCCTGGTGGCAGGCCCGCCGTCAGTCCTCTTCCCGCGCGGCCCTCGCCAGCGACGAAAGCCTGTCCAGCGCGCCCTGA
- the ruvX gene encoding Holliday junction resolvase RuvX yields MATLTLEELAEILAPGQPIAGLDLGTKTIGLSVSDLGRRLATPRPVLKRVKFTQDAETLLAFADKEKVVAFVIGLPMNMDGSAGPRVQATRAFVRSMSDKTDIPFVFWDERLSTVAAERTLIEMDVSRKKRAERIDSAAASFILQGALDRLSSLARAAREED; encoded by the coding sequence ATGGCGACGCTGACACTGGAAGAACTGGCTGAAATCCTTGCCCCCGGCCAGCCCATCGCCGGCCTCGACCTCGGCACCAAGACCATCGGCCTGTCGGTCTCCGATCTCGGCCGGCGTCTGGCGACGCCCCGGCCGGTGCTCAAGCGCGTGAAATTCACGCAGGATGCGGAAACCCTGCTGGCCTTTGCCGACAAGGAGAAGGTCGTCGCCTTCGTCATCGGCCTGCCGATGAACATGGACGGCAGCGCCGGCCCGCGCGTTCAGGCGACGCGCGCCTTCGTGCGCTCCATGTCCGACAAGACCGACATCCCCTTCGTCTTCTGGGACGAGCGGCTTTCGACGGTCGCGGCGGAACGCACGCTGATCGAGATGGACGTTTCGCGCAAGAAGCGGGCCGAACGCATCGATTCGGCCGCCGCCTCCTTCATCCTTCAGGGCGCGCTGGACAGGCTTTCGTCGCTGGCGAGGGCCGCGCGGGAAGAGGACTGA
- a CDS encoding alkylphosphonate utilization protein, with product MSDDDYIYDEATGEWRPASEIAAEKAAANVVHDAAGNVLADGDSVVLIKDLKVKGAGQTLKQGTVIKTIRLTDNPEEIDCRHDAIKGLVLRTEFVRKR from the coding sequence ATGAGCGACGACGACTACATCTATGACGAAGCAACCGGCGAATGGCGTCCGGCCTCGGAGATCGCGGCGGAGAAGGCCGCGGCGAATGTCGTACATGATGCCGCCGGCAATGTGCTGGCCGACGGCGATTCGGTCGTGCTCATCAAGGACCTGAAGGTGAAGGGCGCGGGGCAGACGCTGAAGCAAGGCACCGTCATCAAGACGATCCGCCTCACCGACAATCCGGAAGAGATCGACTGCCGGCACGACGCGATCAAGGGACTGGTGCTGCGCACCGAGTTCGTCCGCAAGCGCTGA